In the genome of Rhodothermales bacterium, the window TTTTTTCGGGGTGAGCGGAAAAGAAGGGAATCACGGCGAAGACGTGAAGGAGTATTATTTCTATCTGGATAATACGCCGACCCACGCCTATGCGAAGATGCTGTACAAGTATCCGCAGACGGCGTTTCCGTACACCGAGCTGGTCGAGGAGGGCTACCGCCGCAACCGGCTGGACCCCGAGTACGAGTTGTTCGATGCGCTGGAGCAGACGTTCCGGGAGCAGCGGTATTTCGACATCTACATCGAGTACGCGAAGGCGGACGAGAACGATCTGCTCTGCCGCATCACCGCGATCAACCGGGGCCCCGACCCGGCGCCGCTCGCCATCCTGCCGCATGTCTGGTATCGAAACACCTGGTCGTGGAAGGCCGGCCGCGCGCGTCCCCGGCTCGCCGCGATGGACGACCCCACGGCCTGCATCCACGGCTCCGGCCCGCACCTCGGCGAGCGGTGGTGGTACATGCAGGGACCGGACGGCAGCCGGCCCGAACTGCTGTTCACCGAGAACGAGACCAACAACGAGCGGCTTTACGGCGTCCATAACCCGACCCCTTATGTAAAGGATGCGTTTCACGCCGCCGTCGTCGAGGGCGACTGGAGCCGCGTCAATCCGGCACGGACGGGCACCAAGGCCGCCGGCTACTGCTCCGTCACGCTCGCCCCGGGCGAGGAGACCACCGTGCTGGTCCGGTTCAGTCCGAAGCGACAGCTCACCCCGTTCGCCGACGCGGACGCGATCTTTCGCCAGCGCATCGCGGAGGCGGATGCGTTTTACGAGACGATCCACCATCCCGACCTGTCCGCCGATGAGCGCCGGGTGCAGCGCCAGGCCTTCGCCGGCCTGCTGTGGAGCAAGCAATTCTACCACTACAGCGTCGAGCTGTGGCTGGATGGCGACGAATACGGCCCGCGCCCGCCCGAAGAGCGCAAGCGGGGACGAAACGAGAACTGGCGGCATCTCTACAACCTCGACGTCGTCTCGATGCCCGACAAGTGGGAGTATCCCTGGTACGCGGCCTGGGACCTCGCCTTCCACATGCTGCCGATCGCCCAGATCGATCCGGAGTGGGCCAAGCGCCAGCTGATCCTGCTCATGCGCGAGTGGTACATGCACCCGAACGGCCAGCTGCCGGCCTACGAATGGGCGCTGGGCGACGTCAATCCCCCCGTCCATGCCTGGGCGGTGTGGCAGGTCTACCAGATCAGCCGGCAGGTGACGGGCGAGGCCGACACGGAATTTCTCGAAAAGGCGTTCCACAAGCTGCTGCTCAACTTCACGTGGTGGGTGAACCGGAAGGATCGGGACGGGCGCAACGTATTCCAGGGCGGCTTTCTCGGGCTGGACAACATCGGGGTGTTCGACCGCAGCAAACCGTTGCCTACCGGCGGCATCCTCGATCAGGCGGACGGCACCGCGTGGATGGGGATGTATTCGCTGAACATGCTCGTGATGGCCCTCGAATTGGCGCGCACGAAGCCGGCGTACGAAGACGTCGCCACCAAATTTTTCGAGCACTTCGTCTATATCGCCGACGCCATCAACGGCTCGGGCGGACACGGACTGTGGAACGGGGAGGACGGGTTCTATTACGACGTCCTCCACTTCTCCACGGGCGAACATCTACCGCTGCGGATACGCTCGTTCGTCGGTCTCATCCCTCTTTTCGCCGTCGAGGTGCTGGATCGCGCGCTGCTCGACAAGCTGCCGCGCTTCAAGCAGCGGATGGAGTGGTTCATCAAATACCGGGGCCAGATGATGGAAAACCTGTCGCTCCTGAGCGAGCAGGACGGCCCGGGATGGCTGCTCTCCCTCGTCAACCGGTCGCAGCTCACGCGCGTCCTCCAGCGGATGCTCGATGCCGACCAGTTCCTGTCCGACTACGGGCTCCGCGCCTTATCGCGCGAGCACGACGCCCATCCCTTCACGTTTACGGTGGACGGGTATACGTACAGCGTCTCCTACGAGCCGGCGGAATCGACCACCGGGCTCTTCGGCGGCAACTCGAACTGGCGCGGACCGATCTGGCTGCCCGTCAATTACCTCATGATCGAAGCGTTGCGGAAGTTCGGCGGCTACTACGGCGACTCGGTGCGCGTGGAGCTGCCTACGGGCTCCGGCATCCAGATGCGCATCGACGAAGCGGCCAACGAGATCGCCCGCCGGCTCACGCGGATCTTTCTGCGGAACGACGGCGGTCAACGGCCGTTCGCTGGAGAGAACGATCTGTTTCAAACAGACCCGCACTGGCGCGACCACATTCTGTTCTACGAATACTTCCACGGCGACAACGGCGCCGGCCTCGGCGCCAGCCATCAAACCGGCTGGACGGCCCTCGTGGCGCAACTGCTTCAGGAAATTGCCGCGTCTGCACCCTCGCAACACCAGGAGGAAGCACCCGACAGCGTGCCAGACGGCGGGCGCCTATACTCGTCCTGAGTAGACACCCTGCTTCGCCTGCGAAGCCCCCAAAACCGGTTCACCTCTTCTCCTCATCCTATCCTGCAGAAGAAAACCATGATCAAGAAACAAGCAATCAAAAAGAGCGGAGAGGTCAAAGTGACCTTCACGCTGCCCGCCGGGCACCCGCACGGCCCCTCCTCCGTCGTCGGCGACTTCAACGGTTGGGATCCGCTCAAGAACCCGTTCGCAAAGCGGAGCAACGGCACGTTCAGCACGAGCGTCACGCTCGGCGCCGGCGAGCGGCACCACTTCCGCTACCTCGGCGATGGGAACACCTGGTTCGACGAGCCGGAAGCAGACGGGCACGAGTCGACGGGACACGGCACGCATAACT includes:
- a CDS encoding isoamylase early set domain-containing protein; translated protein: MIKKQAIKKSGEVKVTFTLPAGHPHGPSSVVGDFNGWDPLKNPFAKRSNGTFSTSVTLGAGERHHFRYLGDGNTWFDEPEADGHESTGHGTHNCVLLT